The genomic stretch CCAGGTGTCGACCATGGTGCCAGCTCCCACGAAGGCGCCGATGTTGACGTAGCCTGGCATGACCACGACCCCGGGTTCGCAATGGGCACCAAAACGGATCGCTCCCGGGGGCACCAGTCGGACCCCTTGCTGCTCAAGGCCTTTCTTGAGCGGGATCTTGTCGAAGTACTCGACCGCCCCGATCTAAAGTTTCAATCCGCGCCCCTGCGCGAGGGGCGAGGGCCAGTGTTTACGTTGACTTCCTGAAAATCACAAGGTTTCAATCCGCGCCCCTGCGCGAGGGGCGAGGGCGATCACCTGCGCCTCGGCAGCCGGCGCAGGCAGTTTCAATCCGCGCCCCTGCGCGAGGGGCGAGGGCGGCGAAGGCGGATAACGCCGAGCAGCTTGCCGAGTTTCAATCCGCGCCCCTGCGCGAGGGGCGAGTCGTCCCACAGCCCGGTTGCCTCGCTAAGCTGCTCGTTTCAATCCGCGCCCCTGCGCGAGGGGCGAGCCGCCACCGGAGCCATCACCATGCTGCAGCTCCAGTTTCAATCCGCGCCCCTGCGCGAGGGGCGAGCCAGGCGGTGCTCGATGTGGCCGCCGCCTGGTGGCGGTTTCAATCGGCGCCCCTGCGCGAGGGGCGAGCTGGAGGTGCTTGAGGTGTGCCCGGAGCGTCTCCAGTTTCAATCCGCGCCCCTGCGCGAGGGGCGAGGGCCCCATCGCCGACAAGGCCTTCGGAGTCAGCGTGTTTCAATCCGCGCCCCTGCGCGAGGGGCGAGGGACGTCGACTCCAAGATGGGCCCACCGGCAAGCGGGTTTCAATCCGCGCCCCTGCGCGAGGGGCGAGGTCGCCTTCGCCTATAAGGCGTTCTGAGTCAGGGTGTTTCAATCCGCGCCCCTGCGCGAGGGGCGAGAGGGTCCTTATAAGTGGCTTCTTTTCAGTGGCTTGCAGGGGCGTTTCCGCGAACCCCTGGTTGCCGTGCCTGACACGAAGGAGCCCAACGATGTCAGTCTAGCGTAAGTCTTCGGTTTTCAATGAGCTGGAGTGACCGCGAACCTCCCGGGGATTCTGTGGGCACTTCCGGTTCGCGCAAGGGTCAGACGATGAGCGGGGCGTCCGGATCCCGGGTCGGTTTGGCGCCATGATGCTCGACTCGCCGGCGCCAGTTCGAACCGAGGAAGTAGAAGCGCAGGCTGTCTTCCTTTGTCTCGATTTCGCTGAGCAAGTGGTGTTTGAGTTGAGCCCATTGGGCGGGATCGACGACGCACTCGAAGACCGAGTTCTGAACCCGCTGGCCGTAGTCGAGGCAACGCTTGGCGACGCGACGGAGGCGGCGGCGCCCGGCACGGTCGACGGTTGAGACGTCGTAGCTCACCACCACGAGCACGGCTTCAGCTCACTTCCAGATAAAGGGTGGATAGGCATCAAGATCTCCCCGCAGGTGGCGGGCGAGCAGTCGAGCCTGGAGATGGGGGACGAGGCCTATGGTGGTTCTCTCACCGAGGAATGGATGGGTGACTGCGGTGTTCTTACGTTCCTGGTAAGCGACGAGAAAGGCCTTGCGGATATCTTCGTCCATGACGACGCGGCCGGTTTCTTCGCGGCGGAAACCGCGTTCGTTGATCTGACGCCGGTTGATGAGGCTCAGGACAAGTCGATCCGCAACGATGGGGCGAAGCTCTTCAACGAGATCTAGGGCGAGACCGAAACGACCCGGTCGGTCGCGATGGAGGAAGCCGACGGCTGGGTCGAGGCCGACACCTTCGAGGGCGGCGGCGACGTCGTGGGTGAGGAGAGTGTAGGCGAAGGAGAGCAGCGCGTTGATCGGATCAAGGGGCGGTCTGCGAGAGCGACTGGAGAATCGGAAAGTGTCTCCACGGCTCAGAACGAGATGGTCTAGAACCGAGAAGTAGAGCCGGGCGCCCTCTCCCTCGAGGCCTCGTATCTGGTCGAGGTCGTGGGTGTTACTGAGTCGCTTCAGGAGGCTGCCGAGAGTGCCGGCGACCTGCTCGATATCAGCATTTCCCGTGGTCTGGGGGCGCTCGCGGAGAGCGCGTCGAAGGACCGTTCGAGCGTTGACTAGTTTGCCACCGATGAAGGTTGCCGCGAGGGCGGCGCAATGCTCGGGCTCGTCGGCGCGCCGGTACTGCTCCCGACGCAGAAGTACGTTGCCGGATACAGGTCCTTCGACTCGAGCCAGGAAGCGGCCGTAGGTTGACAGGAGGGAGAGAGTGACGCCATGGCGGCCGCACAGGCCGGCTAGGGATGGGCTGAATCCGATGCGGCCGAAGAGCACGATCGCGCCGAGCTGCAGAATGGGGACGCGTAACGGAGGCTGTTCTTCGCGGCGCACGATGACCTGCTCACCTTCACGGCCTACGTAGGCGCCCTCGCTGGTTACGAAGAGGGTATTGAGGTGACGTTTCATGGTGCTTTCGAGGAGTTCTCGGTTCTGAAGGCCGATCGAGCGCTGCCGAAGATCTCGCGTTTCAAATAGTCGGTGGCGGAGCGGTCTGCTGATATCGCGTGAGGCATGCAAAGCTCGAATAGCGAGCAGCGGTCGCATTTCGGCTCACGAGCAGCGGTCGGCGTGAGTCCGAGGTCGATCAATTCGTGAAGCCGGGAAGCTGCGGCCTCGACCTCGATCCGCAAGGGGGAATCGAAATCGACGTGCAGGCGGCGGCGAGTCTTGCCGTAGGTCAGAGCACCGGCCGGAACAGGGATACCGAAGGTCTCTTCGAGGCACATGCCTTGAGCGCAGAGCTGAACGCGGTCGGCATTGTGCTTCTTCGGGCGTCCGCGCTTGGCTTCGACCGGGAAAGGTCGCCAAAGACCGGTGGCGCCTGGCAGTTGCACTCCGGCTGAGGGATTGTCCTCGACGGGTAGGAACTCGACCAGATCGGCGCGACCGACGAGCCCTAACCGAGCCGAGCGTAGCCCAATGCCGCGCGCCAGTCGTGTCCCGTCGCGCACTTCCGTGCGCCGTCCGGTTTCGTCGAGGGATTGATGCATCAGGGTGCCCTCGACGGTGAGTCGGTTATCCGCCCACAGGCCTTCGATATGGATCAGGGCCGCCTGGCGCTCACAGAAGGCCAGGTGTTGCAAGGCAGATAACGGCAGCAAGCTGTCTTCGTCATACACCGCCGAATTCTTGGGTCAGACCATCTCGTGAAGCGTGACGCCCGAAGGTAGTCCTTCGCGCACGACCTCGATCGAGTAGTCCTCGAACTGGCGCGCCGGTTTCGACTCGTCGATGCGTTGGGCCTTGATGCGGCGGAAAAGAGCCTGGGCCGGAGCATTACCGAGGTGACTTTCGTGCTCGAAGACGAACAGTTTGCAAGTGGACATCTCGCCACGAGTGGCGGAACGGTCGTGCTCGAACATCAACGTGAGGGCTTGCCAGAGAAGCTCCATGTCGGAGTCCGAGAAGCCCGTGTCGCGGGCCAAGCTCGGCGAGTAGAAGCCGTGAGCGACATAGAGGGCGTAAGGCACGATCTCTTTGCGTCCCATGGTGCCGGTGACCTGACCATGATTGGTGAGCTGTTTCTCAGCGTCCTTCTCGGTGGTGACCGCCTTGCGCACGATCGATTGCTCGAGGGAGGCGATCGGGTCGACGGAGCGCGAGAAGGTGAGCTGTACCGGGCCGCGCACCTGGCCGCAGTTGATGCCGGTGGACATCACGGCCCCGAAGGTGCGGACGTCGAAGTACGTTTGGCACATCCAGGCGCGGGTGCGGTCGACGTTGCTGGCGTTCTCCTTACCCTTGGCCTTGGGGTCGAGGCCGAGGGCTTCGTAGGCCTGCCGGTGGTAGCGCTCGAGAACGCCGCGATGTCGAACGTAGATGTCGTATCCGGATTCCGGTTCGCCGGTTTCAGGATGGGTCTTGGCGAGGGTGACGAAGTCACGGATCTTGCGCTTCAGTGCGACGTCCGAAACCAGGCCGTGTCCGGTTTCGGGGTCGGTACGCGGGGCATTGCCGGCATCCGGGTCACCGTTGGGGTTGCCATGGGCGACGTCGAACAGCAGGACAAAGTCGTGGCGATGGTCGATTTGATTGGGAGTGTGGCTCATCTCATCTCTCCTCGTCTCGCAGCTGGTCTGAGAATGCGAGACGGATCATGCGATTCAAGGGTCGCAGAAACTCGTGCCTTGGGCGCTCGTTGTTGGGTCAGGTAGCTTTGCTGGCGGACGCTTCGAGCGCTTCGCGCTCTGCCTTGGGGAGGCGCAGCCAGTGGCGCTGCTGGTGGTAACCGAGTACGAAAAGGCCCTGCTGCTCGAGGTCCAAGTGGGCGGGAAAGCCGTTTTGCTTGGGGTCGAAGCTGGCAACCAGAGTGTCGATTTGGCGGTCGAGCCAAACGGCGAGACCTCCTTTGTCGGCCTCGTCCCGCAGCTTACGAACGTGGTGGCGAGCGCCCTTCAGGAGGCGTGTAAAGACCGCCTGTGGGGTTGCTGAAGCAGCGCCAAAGTAGCGGTCCACGACGCTGGCGTTGACGTCGCCCAGAGCGGCGGCTTGCAGGTTTTCGAGGACGGCCATCAAGCGACCGAGGAGGTAGCCGGGTTGGTGGTTGTTGGGATCCATGGCGGGGGTAATCTCCTGGTCGAGGGAAGAATTCTTGGCACGGCGTTGGCGGTTGAGAACCGCCTTGATGATGGCGGCGCGGGCGTCGCGGCGGGTGAAGGCGACCCAGTCATCGTCACCGATCTCGGCGCGAGTTCGAATCAAGGCGCGCTGCAAGAGAGACAGGGGAAAGGGCGTGCCCTGGAGGGCAGCCACCGCGAGTTGCGCCGCGAGTGGTCCGGGAACTCCTTCTCTTCCCTTGGGAGCGAGGGCGCTCAGCAGACTGCGTATCCCGAGGGCCGGAGGAAGCTGTCCCTTCTTCGGCGGAGGCGTGACGCGCACCATCTTGAGGTCGGCGAAGTGACGAGCGACGTTCTTCTGTGCTTGGTTGACGGTCGTTTCGATCCAATCTCGAACGCTCGCTCGCCCTTGGGCGCCGGCGAGAATGAGACCGTAAAATTGGACTTCGTCGCCGAGAGGGGTTGGGGGTTTTCCGGACCAGATCGAGTGATAGACCTCGGCGACGCCTTCGGGATTGGCATCGAGCACATCGCCGAAGGCGTCGGCGAAGCCTTGGTCGCCGGCATCGGCCCAGTAGCAGAGCACCGTGTCGTCGGCGAGTCGGCGATTTCGTCGCGCCAGGGTGGAGCCTGGCTCCTTGGGGTCGGGATAGGCCGGATGCAGGAGGCGATTGAGGGCGACGCCGTAGGTTTCGGCTGCCTCTTGGGAAACCGGGGCATTGTCGTTGCCCTTCCAGCCGTAAGACTCAAAGGCCGAATTGTTGAAGGACACGAGCGCGACGCCGGAGGTCGAGCCGCCGGGGACGTTCTTGAGTGAGGTGTGCTTCTTGGCCGGTGCCGACAGGGTACCGGTGACCAGGCAGCGAATCTGCTCATCCGCTTGGTCCTTGGTACGCAGCTGCCGCCAGTGGGCCTCGATCGCCGGCCGCTGGGTGACCAGACGTTCGGCTTCCCCTTGATAGATGAAGGCGAACAGGTCATTGCCGGCGCAGTCCTCGGGGAGCGACACGGCTTGCGAGCCGTCGGCGAGGTTGTCGAGCAGCTGCAGAACCGCTCGGGCGGCCGCATCGCCGGTGCTCTCGGCACAGGCGGACACTTTGTCGCGAAACAGGCTCGCGCGTTCCGCAAGTTGAGCCGCGGCGCGTTTCCCTTCGGGGTCGATGCCGAATACGTACTCGGCCTTGTCGTAGAAGAAGAAGGCTCGGGCACCGCTGGTGCGGGTCGGTTCACGCGGAACCGGAAAGCTCTTGGCGATGGCCTTGCCGGCCCTTTTGCCGGGTGCGGCCGGTGGTGCGGTCTTCGTGCTCACGAGGTTGAGCAGGCGACCTTCGTCGTCGACGAAAATCAAGTATGTGATCGGCTTGGGCTGAAAATCGAGATCCTGGCTCAGGCCCTCGGTTTGGGCCATCTCGTAAAGAGCTTGCAAGATCATGCGCTGGCTCCAAGCATGGCGAGAGTCGACTCCGGATCGTCCGGTACTTCCAGCACGCCGGCCTCGAGCCGAGCGGCGAAGAAACGCGGCCGATTCACTTTGCCGAAGTCGATGTCCCACAGCATCAGGCCGAGGTCGCGGCTGTCGTCGATGGGCTCGGGGGCGCCTTCCGGCGACAGGATCTCGGCGGCGAATTCGCGGCAGCCGAGGTATGGTTGCTGGAAGGCCTGCCCTTGCCGGACCCGACGGCGGAACATGTCGAGGAATTTGCCCATGTTGTCGTCCGCTCCCGCTTTGGCGGTGAATGAAAAGCGTGCCTCGATGACGTAGTCGACGTCCCGTAGAGCGATGGTGTTGCGCTGGGCGCGGTCTTGGTCGGCGTATAGGTGGGGTGCCGTACCGCCCTGGGCGATCACTTTGGCTGCCGGCGCGACAGCGCGGCTGTTGACCTCGTTGCGGCGGAAAGCGATCGAGCGAATTGGGGCCAGGACGCGGATGCGCTCGATGTGCCAGCGAATCGCCGGTTTCCAGAGGACGGCTTCGATCAGGCCGCGGGCGGCCGACGGCGTCGGAACGACGTACGAGACTCGCTCGG from Acidobacteriota bacterium encodes the following:
- the cas2 gene encoding CRISPR-associated endonuclease Cas2; this translates as MLVVVSYDVSTVDRAGRRRLRRVAKRCLDYGQRVQNSVFECVVDPAQWAQLKHHLLSEIETKEDSLRFYFLGSNWRRRVEHHGAKPTRDPDAPLIV
- the cas1c gene encoding type I-C CRISPR-associated endonuclease Cas1c, with protein sequence MKRHLNTLFVTSEGAYVGREGEQVIVRREEQPPLRVPILQLGAIVLFGRIGFSPSLAGLCGRHGVTLSLLSTYGRFLARVEGPVSGNVLLRREQYRRADEPEHCAALAATFIGGKLVNARTVLRRALRERPQTTGNADIEQVAGTLGSLLKRLSNTHDLDQIRGLEGEGARLYFSVLDHLVLSRGDTFRFSSRSRRPPLDPINALLSFAYTLLTHDVAAALEGVGLDPAVGFLHRDRPGRFGLALDLVEELRPIVADRLVLSLINRRQINERGFRREETGRVVMDEDIRKAFLVAYQERKNTAVTHPFLGERTTIGLVPHLQARLLARHLRGDLDAYPPFIWK
- the cas4 gene encoding CRISPR-associated protein Cas4; the protein is MYDEDSLLPLSALQHLAFCERQAALIHIEGLWADNRLTVEGTLMHQSLDETGRRTEVRDGTRLARGIGLRSARLGLVGRADLVEFLPVEDNPSAGVQLPGATGLWRPFPVEAKRGRPKKHNADRVQLCAQGMCLEETFGIPVPAGALTYGKTRRRLHVDFDSPLRIEVEAAASRLHELIDLGLTPTAAREPKCDRCSLFELCMPHAISADRSATDYLKREIFGSARSAFRTENSSKAP
- the cas7c gene encoding type I-C CRISPR-associated protein Cas7/Csd2, whose translation is MSHTPNQIDHRHDFVLLFDVAHGNPNGDPDAGNAPRTDPETGHGLVSDVALKRKIRDFVTLAKTHPETGEPESGYDIYVRHRGVLERYHRQAYEALGLDPKAKGKENASNVDRTRAWMCQTYFDVRTFGAVMSTGINCGQVRGPVQLTFSRSVDPIASLEQSIVRKAVTTEKDAEKQLTNHGQVTGTMGRKEIVPYALYVAHGFYSPSLARDTGFSDSDMELLWQALTLMFEHDRSATRGEMSTCKLFVFEHESHLGNAPAQALFRRIKAQRIDESKPARQFEDYSIEVVREGLPSGVTLHEMV
- the cas8c gene encoding type I-C CRISPR-associated protein Cas8c/Csd1 encodes the protein MILQALYEMAQTEGLSQDLDFQPKPITYLIFVDDEGRLLNLVSTKTAPPAAPGKRAGKAIAKSFPVPREPTRTSGARAFFFYDKAEYVFGIDPEGKRAAAQLAERASLFRDKVSACAESTGDAAARAVLQLLDNLADGSQAVSLPEDCAGNDLFAFIYQGEAERLVTQRPAIEAHWRQLRTKDQADEQIRCLVTGTLSAPAKKHTSLKNVPGGSTSGVALVSFNNSAFESYGWKGNDNAPVSQEAAETYGVALNRLLHPAYPDPKEPGSTLARRNRRLADDTVLCYWADAGDQGFADAFGDVLDANPEGVAEVYHSIWSGKPPTPLGDEVQFYGLILAGAQGRASVRDWIETTVNQAQKNVARHFADLKMVRVTPPPKKGQLPPALGIRSLLSALAPKGREGVPGPLAAQLAVAALQGTPFPLSLLQRALIRTRAEIGDDDWVAFTRRDARAAIIKAVLNRQRRAKNSSLDQEITPAMDPNNHQPGYLLGRLMAVLENLQAAALGDVNASVVDRYFGAASATPQAVFTRLLKGARHHVRKLRDEADKGGLAVWLDRQIDTLVASFDPKQNGFPAHLDLEQQGLFVLGYHQQRHWLRLPKAEREALEASASKAT
- the cas5c gene encoding type I-C CRISPR-associated protein Cas5c — its product is MTRDGRSPIVALRARGPFACFTRPELKAERVSYVVPTPSAARGLIEAVLWKPAIRWHIERIRVLAPIRSIAFRRNEVNSRAVAPAAKVIAQGGTAPHLYADQDRAQRNTIALRDVDYVIEARFSFTAKAGADDNMGKFLDMFRRRVRQGQAFQQPYLGCREFAAEILSPEGAPEPIDDSRDLGLMLWDIDFGKVNRPRFFAARLEAGVLEVPDDPESTLAMLGASA